The Methylacidimicrobium sp. B4 genome contains a region encoding:
- the typA gene encoding translational GTPase TypA — MAQIRNIAIIAHVDHGKTTLVDQLLRQSGTFRSNQAVAERVMDSMDLEKEKGITIRAKNASFHYKDYKINLVDTPGHADFGGEVERSLRMVDGVLLLVDAVEGPQAQTKFVLKKALAAGLSPIVLLNKVDRENARPDEILDQVFELFLELEATDEQLDFPALYASGKAGFACREWRGVEEAQKLGMEPLFETILEKVPPPKTDATAHFSLLVANLDYSDYLGQLSIGKVYGGRIRVGDPVVCLPREGDPRKARVTQLLGYHGLQRQELEEAIAGDIVAVAGLEEVEIGDTLCDQEDRQPLPRIEVDPPTVRMRLLVNNSPLSGREGKFLTARHLRDRLLREIRTNVGLQVGDNGTGSFEVSGRGEMQIAVLVEQMRREGFELMVSRPEVIYRKDETGRVLEPLETLYVDLPQASLGSLLESLARRGAEVENMRHLRDTVFVEAVIPTRGLLGFETELVNLTRGEGIASHLFREYGLKRGEIILRGNGVLVSMEKGTTTSFALENLQERGLLFVGPGEEVYEGMIVGENARPDDLLVNPCKAKHLTNMRSQGDGKGILLEAPRSLSLEQAIEYIGPDEYVEVTPSKLRLRKKILSAIERRRAEATASAS; from the coding sequence ATGGCTCAGATAAGAAATATCGCGATCATCGCGCACGTCGATCACGGAAAGACGACTCTCGTCGATCAGCTCCTCCGGCAGTCCGGTACGTTCCGAAGCAATCAGGCGGTAGCCGAACGGGTCATGGACTCGATGGACTTGGAAAAGGAGAAGGGAATCACGATCCGGGCCAAGAACGCCTCCTTCCATTACAAGGACTATAAGATCAATCTGGTCGATACGCCCGGCCATGCCGATTTCGGAGGCGAGGTGGAGCGAAGCCTTCGCATGGTGGACGGGGTTCTCTTGCTCGTCGACGCGGTGGAGGGACCGCAGGCGCAGACGAAGTTCGTTCTCAAGAAGGCGCTGGCCGCCGGTCTTTCCCCGATCGTTCTTCTCAACAAGGTCGATCGGGAGAACGCCAGGCCCGACGAAATTCTTGATCAGGTGTTCGAGCTCTTCCTGGAGCTCGAGGCGACCGACGAGCAGCTCGACTTCCCCGCTCTCTACGCGTCAGGCAAGGCGGGCTTTGCCTGTCGCGAATGGCGCGGCGTGGAGGAGGCGCAAAAGCTCGGGATGGAGCCGCTGTTTGAAACGATCCTGGAGAAAGTCCCCCCTCCGAAGACCGATGCCACCGCTCACTTCTCGCTCCTGGTCGCCAATCTCGATTACAGCGACTACCTCGGGCAGCTCTCCATCGGGAAGGTCTACGGAGGACGAATCCGGGTGGGAGATCCCGTGGTCTGCCTTCCGCGAGAAGGAGACCCGCGCAAGGCGCGCGTGACCCAGCTCCTCGGCTATCATGGCCTGCAGCGCCAGGAACTCGAGGAGGCGATCGCCGGAGATATCGTTGCCGTGGCCGGGCTCGAAGAGGTGGAAATCGGCGACACTCTCTGCGACCAGGAGGATCGGCAGCCACTGCCGCGGATCGAGGTCGATCCGCCCACGGTCCGGATGCGCCTGCTCGTCAACAACTCTCCTCTGTCGGGTCGCGAAGGGAAGTTTCTCACGGCTCGACATCTTCGGGATCGGCTCCTTCGAGAAATCCGCACCAATGTGGGGCTGCAGGTGGGAGACAATGGCACGGGCTCCTTCGAAGTCAGCGGCCGAGGCGAGATGCAGATCGCGGTCCTCGTGGAGCAGATGCGGCGGGAGGGCTTCGAGCTCATGGTCTCGCGGCCCGAGGTGATCTACCGAAAGGACGAGACGGGCCGCGTCCTGGAGCCGCTCGAGACGCTTTACGTCGATCTGCCTCAGGCCTCGTTGGGTTCTCTCCTGGAATCCCTGGCTCGACGCGGGGCGGAGGTGGAAAACATGCGCCATCTGCGGGATACGGTTTTCGTGGAAGCCGTGATTCCGACGCGCGGGCTGCTCGGCTTCGAGACCGAGCTGGTCAACTTGACCCGAGGAGAGGGGATCGCGAGCCATCTCTTTCGCGAGTACGGCCTCAAGAGAGGGGAGATCATTCTTCGAGGGAACGGTGTCCTGGTTTCGATGGAGAAGGGAACGACGACCTCGTTCGCCCTGGAGAACCTCCAGGAGCGGGGGTTGCTCTTCGTGGGCCCTGGGGAAGAGGTCTACGAGGGGATGATCGTTGGGGAGAATGCGCGGCCCGACGACCTGCTGGTGAATCCCTGCAAGGCCAAGCACCTGACCAACATGCGCTCCCAGGGAGATGGCAAGGGAATCCTGTTGGAGGCGCCGCGGAGCCTGAGCCTGGAGCAGGCGATCGAGTACATTGGTCCCGACGAGTATGTCGAGGTGACTCCGAGCAAGCTTCGGCTGCGCAAGAAGATCCTGAGCGCAATCGAGAGGCGGAGAGCCGAAGCCACGGCGAGCGCGTCGTAG
- a CDS encoding DUF58 domain-containing protein: MEFEQVVRYEFGDDVRDIDWNVTARKGEPYRKKFVEERELSILLLVEDSPSLCFGSEGRTKREVALEAAGFLAVLSADNRDRVAILHVYAGGYALYPSKRQRRGILGSLLRLLSSRPPERWPLPELEIPWRVVHSALVRGGILVWVGDFAGETRPADWAGLRSKFELVGVRIDDPWERRLPDMGVVDVVDPTSGEFLSLDTSSRGVRRRQEEWLREREQRWRELFPSTRSACVLSTDRPVASGLAQFLLARRREMPLA; the protein is encoded by the coding sequence ATGGAATTCGAGCAAGTGGTTCGTTACGAGTTCGGCGATGACGTGCGGGACATCGATTGGAATGTTACGGCGAGAAAGGGAGAGCCCTATCGCAAGAAGTTCGTGGAAGAGCGTGAGCTCTCGATCCTTCTCCTGGTCGAGGATAGCCCGTCGCTCTGCTTTGGCTCTGAGGGCAGGACCAAGCGGGAGGTGGCCTTGGAGGCTGCCGGCTTTCTGGCGGTGCTCTCTGCCGACAATCGCGATCGCGTAGCCATTCTGCACGTCTACGCCGGCGGCTACGCTCTCTATCCCTCGAAGCGGCAACGCCGCGGAATCCTGGGCTCGCTCTTGCGGCTTTTGAGCAGCCGTCCTCCCGAGCGGTGGCCTCTGCCGGAGCTGGAGATCCCATGGAGAGTGGTGCATTCGGCCTTGGTGCGGGGCGGGATTCTGGTTTGGGTCGGGGATTTTGCGGGAGAGACCAGGCCTGCGGATTGGGCGGGATTGCGATCGAAATTCGAGCTGGTGGGCGTGCGGATCGACGATCCCTGGGAGAGGAGGCTGCCGGACATGGGTGTGGTGGATGTTGTGGATCCGACCTCCGGAGAATTCCTTTCCCTGGACACCTCTTCGCGCGGCGTTCGCCGGCGCCAGGAAGAGTGGCTCCGGGAGCGGGAGCAGCGGTGGAGGGAGCTCTTTCCCTCCACACGATCGGCGTGCGTGCTGAGCACCGACCGTCCGGTCGCCTCGGGGCTCGCGCAATTCCTGCTTGCGCGCAGGCGCGAAATGCCCCTTGCTTAG
- the cyoE gene encoding heme o synthase — protein MKDVVHNPASPSLPSDARQALAVSAPRMLPAPIRWWQEVSELIKFRLTLLVLLTTLIGYCLGSGHPIDGLRALHAVVGTALVAAAAAVLNEVIERRQDAQMARTRNRPIAAGRVDGLHAAGAAVASAAAGVAYLALFTNFLAALVAAATLATYVCVYTPLKLLSPWNTWVGAISGGLPPVIGYVSAKNAVDETALFLLALLFLWQMPHFFAIAWLYRNDYERAGFRMLVVVDATGRKLTSQTVFFTSVLLLVSLWPMAAGTTSLPYSLGATVLGSLFLWTAIRFHNGPDRATARALFFASIAYLPLLLGLLVLFWK, from the coding sequence GTGAAAGACGTCGTCCATAATCCGGCTTCTCCTTCGCTTCCGTCCGACGCGCGGCAAGCTCTCGCCGTATCGGCGCCGCGGATGCTGCCGGCTCCGATTCGCTGGTGGCAGGAGGTTTCGGAGCTGATCAAGTTCCGGCTGACCCTCCTCGTCCTCCTGACGACCTTGATCGGCTATTGCCTCGGATCTGGCCATCCGATCGACGGCCTCCGGGCGCTCCACGCGGTTGTGGGGACGGCACTCGTGGCAGCCGCCGCGGCCGTTCTCAACGAGGTGATCGAGCGCCGTCAGGACGCACAGATGGCTCGAACCCGGAATCGTCCGATTGCTGCGGGCCGCGTCGACGGACTTCATGCGGCGGGAGCCGCCGTGGCTTCCGCCGCCGCCGGGGTCGCCTATCTCGCCCTGTTCACGAACTTCCTTGCCGCGCTGGTTGCCGCCGCCACCCTGGCAACCTACGTTTGCGTCTACACCCCGCTCAAGCTGCTCAGCCCGTGGAACACCTGGGTGGGTGCGATCTCGGGTGGGCTGCCTCCGGTCATCGGATATGTGAGCGCCAAGAATGCCGTGGACGAGACCGCCCTTTTCCTCCTCGCCCTGCTCTTTCTCTGGCAAATGCCCCATTTCTTTGCCATCGCCTGGCTCTACCGCAACGACTACGAACGGGCTGGCTTCCGGATGCTCGTCGTAGTCGATGCGACTGGACGAAAGCTCACCTCCCAGACAGTCTTTTTTACCTCGGTTCTCCTTCTCGTCAGTCTCTGGCCGATGGCGGCGGGAACGACCTCCCTTCCCTACTCCCTGGGAGCGACGGTGCTTGGATCCCTCTTCCTCTGGACGGCGATTCGGTTCCACAACGGACCCGATCGGGCCACGGCACGCGCCCTCTTCTTCGCCTCGATCGCCTATCTGCCCCTGCTCCTGGGGCTTCTCGTGCTCTTCTGGAAATAG
- a CDS encoding S-adenosyl-l-methionine hydroxide adenosyltransferase family protein, whose amino-acid sequence MLGFAMVLAGCSPKEPQSEPVIGLITDFGLRDPYVAEVKGVIYSIHPSARVVDLLHEVEPFQIWQAAYLVEESAREFPKGSIFLAVVDPGVGTVRPPILLETRSGKFFFAPDNGILSLVVEREGMRRAWKLDKPAFYRAGTPSRTFHGRDIFGPGAAHLAAGVDPEQLGSRIEKMESLNLTPAGVLGQGVQGQVISIDRFGNVITNIPRDLSSRLQEGILLRISVGDQTIRAPLVGTYADIPSGKLGALFNSSGYLELVMNKSSAARLIQITEGARILVRP is encoded by the coding sequence GTGTTAGGGTTTGCCATGGTCCTGGCCGGTTGCTCACCGAAGGAGCCGCAGAGCGAGCCTGTGATTGGGCTGATCACCGATTTCGGGCTACGCGACCCCTACGTGGCGGAGGTGAAGGGGGTCATCTATTCGATCCATCCGAGCGCCCGGGTCGTGGATCTGCTCCATGAGGTCGAGCCCTTCCAGATCTGGCAGGCGGCTTATCTGGTCGAGGAGTCTGCACGGGAGTTCCCGAAGGGGTCGATTTTTCTTGCCGTAGTGGATCCGGGCGTGGGAACCGTGCGGCCGCCGATCCTGCTCGAGACTCGCTCGGGCAAGTTTTTTTTTGCGCCCGATAACGGGATCCTCTCGCTCGTGGTCGAGCGGGAAGGGATGCGGCGGGCCTGGAAGCTCGACAAGCCCGCGTTTTATCGAGCGGGAACGCCTTCGCGCACCTTTCACGGGAGGGACATCTTCGGGCCGGGAGCCGCCCACTTGGCTGCCGGCGTCGATCCGGAGCAACTCGGCTCCCGAATCGAGAAGATGGAGTCCCTCAACCTGACGCCGGCTGGCGTTCTCGGCCAGGGCGTTCAGGGACAGGTGATTTCGATCGACCGTTTCGGCAATGTGATTACCAATATTCCTCGCGATCTCTCTTCCCGCTTGCAGGAAGGGATCCTGCTGCGGATCTCCGTCGGGGATCAGACGATTCGCGCACCCCTTGTCGGGACCTACGCGGACATTCCGTCCGGAAAGCTGGGAGCTCTGTTCAACAGCTCGGGCTACCTCGAGCTCGTCATGAACAAGAGCTCGGCGGCCCGCCTGATCCAGATCACGGAAGGAGCCCGGATCCTGGTGCGGCCGTAG
- a CDS encoding MoxR family ATPase, which translates to MIKGPEWAQRILDEVHKTVLGQDKVIERLLIALLSGGHVLIEGMPGLAKTLLVKSLSAAVGVQFERIQFTPDLLPSDVVGTMVFQPQESRFYPHLGPIFANIVLADEINRAPAKVQSALLEAMQERQVTLGGAAHRLPDPFLVLATQNPIEQEGTYPLPEAQADRFLFKVLVDYPSADEERSMLRLWGRLTETPEVSGVSSAEEIRQLRSQIDQVYVSPAIERYILELVRSSRREELVGGQKLLSYGASPRASLALFLAGRTMAWLRGHDYVSPGFIREIFPDVLRHRVGLSYEAEAQGIQVGRVLDQLLECTAVPEADQGEA; encoded by the coding sequence ATGATCAAGGGACCGGAATGGGCGCAGCGGATTCTCGACGAAGTGCACAAGACCGTGCTCGGTCAGGACAAGGTCATCGAAAGGCTGCTGATCGCCCTTCTTTCGGGCGGCCATGTCCTGATCGAAGGCATGCCGGGATTGGCGAAGACGCTCCTGGTGAAGAGCCTCTCCGCGGCGGTGGGGGTGCAATTCGAGCGGATTCAGTTTACTCCGGATCTTCTTCCCAGCGATGTCGTCGGAACGATGGTCTTCCAGCCGCAGGAGAGCAGATTCTACCCCCATCTCGGCCCGATTTTTGCCAATATCGTCTTAGCCGATGAAATCAATCGGGCGCCGGCGAAGGTGCAGAGCGCCCTGCTGGAAGCGATGCAAGAGAGACAGGTGACCCTGGGAGGTGCTGCTCACCGCCTCCCCGATCCCTTTCTTGTGCTGGCGACGCAGAATCCCATCGAGCAAGAGGGGACCTATCCCCTGCCGGAGGCGCAAGCGGACCGGTTTCTCTTCAAGGTCCTGGTGGATTATCCGTCGGCAGACGAAGAGCGCTCGATGTTGCGGCTGTGGGGGAGGCTAACGGAGACGCCCGAGGTTTCCGGGGTCTCCTCCGCCGAGGAGATCCGCCAGCTTCGGTCCCAGATCGATCAAGTCTATGTGAGCCCGGCGATCGAACGCTACATCCTGGAGCTGGTGCGGTCGAGCCGGCGCGAGGAGCTCGTTGGCGGCCAAAAGCTTCTTTCCTACGGAGCGTCGCCGCGTGCATCCCTGGCCCTCTTTCTGGCCGGACGCACGATGGCCTGGTTGCGGGGGCACGATTATGTGAGTCCCGGGTTCATCCGGGAGATTTTTCCCGATGTCCTCCGCCACCGGGTCGGCTTGAGCTATGAAGCGGAAGCTCAAGGAATCCAGGTGGGGCGGGTCCTGGATCAATTGCTCGAATGCACCGCGGTCCCCGAGGCGGATCAGGGGGAGGCGTAG
- a CDS encoding heme A synthase has protein sequence METQRLSPSQALHWFAGVLVVATLVLIGVGALVTSTESGMSVPDWPTSFGYNMFSLPFARWAGGVLYEHSHRLAASAVGLLTIVLVGWIWLREGRSWLRWAGASALLLVVLQGVVGGLRVVWVADRLGILHAALAQGFLALVAVIWLATSAPLWHPGGGNFPRKSASSHLPSWIPGALLSLCLLLYLQLLVAAAMRHAHAWLSIPDFPTAYGHLWPHITEADLAQINAQRMARSIAPTSLFQIHLQLVHRGLALLIFLFALAIASGVAGKDRPGALRRTMAWFLALTVVQVALGAFVIWSGKSVVPTSLHVLLGAGLFLLAVLGTGIAYRHRWLASKEALAGRKSPIGGTGKECPV, from the coding sequence TTGGAAACGCAACGTCTTTCCCCCTCTCAAGCCCTTCACTGGTTTGCCGGTGTTCTGGTCGTCGCGACGCTTGTGCTGATCGGCGTCGGGGCGCTCGTGACGAGCACCGAGTCGGGGATGTCGGTTCCCGATTGGCCGACCAGCTTCGGCTACAACATGTTCTCCCTCCCCTTCGCTCGCTGGGCGGGGGGCGTGCTCTACGAGCATAGCCATCGCTTGGCCGCGTCGGCGGTCGGCTTGCTTACGATCGTGCTGGTTGGTTGGATCTGGCTGCGGGAAGGCCGGTCGTGGCTCCGGTGGGCGGGGGCGTCTGCCCTGCTTCTGGTCGTCCTGCAAGGCGTAGTGGGAGGACTCCGTGTCGTCTGGGTAGCTGATCGACTGGGCATTCTTCATGCCGCCCTCGCTCAGGGCTTTCTCGCTCTGGTCGCGGTCATCTGGCTCGCGACCTCGGCCCCACTGTGGCATCCCGGCGGCGGGAACTTTCCCCGGAAATCCGCCTCTTCGCACCTGCCCTCCTGGATTCCCGGCGCCCTGCTGAGCCTCTGCCTGCTTCTCTACCTGCAGCTCCTCGTCGCCGCCGCTATGCGCCATGCACATGCCTGGCTCTCCATCCCCGATTTCCCGACCGCCTACGGCCATCTCTGGCCGCACATCACCGAGGCCGACCTCGCGCAAATCAACGCGCAGCGAATGGCGCGAAGCATCGCGCCCACCTCGCTTTTCCAGATTCACTTGCAGCTGGTCCATCGCGGGTTGGCGCTCCTGATCTTCCTCTTCGCCCTGGCGATCGCTTCCGGCGTCGCCGGCAAGGATCGGCCAGGCGCGCTCCGCCGAACGATGGCCTGGTTCCTGGCTCTCACCGTCGTGCAAGTCGCACTCGGTGCGTTCGTGATCTGGAGCGGAAAATCGGTCGTGCCGACCTCGCTTCACGTCCTGCTGGGTGCCGGCCTCTTCCTTCTCGCGGTCCTGGGCACGGGAATCGCCTATCGCCATCGCTGGCTCGCCAGCAAGGAGGCTCTTGCCGGTCGAAAGAGCCCGATCGGCGGTACAGGAAAGGAATGCCCGGTCTAG
- a CDS encoding cysteine hydrolase family protein, with protein sequence MEAVIVVDMLIDFVRGKLSTGRERSVIEPLARLLSAARKAGRPVVYVGDAHLPHDFEMRVWGEHAMRGSDGARIVAELAPERDDYLLEKRSYSAFFETGLDSLLRSRGVDAVVLTGLHTHICIRHSAADAFFRGYRIVVPIDCVTAFTEAEQGSGLEYLHRIYGAELTTGAQWAQRLGSGPDAHPSP encoded by the coding sequence ATGGAAGCCGTGATCGTGGTCGACATGCTCATCGACTTCGTTCGAGGAAAGCTCTCCACAGGTCGGGAGAGGTCGGTGATCGAGCCGCTGGCGCGGCTCCTTTCCGCCGCACGGAAGGCTGGAAGACCCGTGGTCTATGTGGGCGATGCGCATCTTCCCCATGATTTCGAGATGCGGGTTTGGGGAGAGCACGCGATGCGGGGAAGCGATGGAGCCCGCATCGTCGCGGAGCTCGCTCCGGAACGGGACGATTACCTTCTCGAGAAGCGGAGCTACAGCGCTTTCTTCGAGACTGGGCTCGATTCGCTGCTCCGTTCACGGGGAGTGGATGCGGTCGTCCTGACGGGGCTCCACACGCATATCTGCATCCGCCACTCCGCCGCCGATGCATTTTTCCGGGGGTACCGGATCGTCGTCCCGATCGATTGCGTGACCGCTTTTACGGAGGCAGAACAGGGGTCAGGCCTGGAGTACCTCCATCGCATCTACGGGGCGGAGTTGACCACCGGCGCTCAGTGGGCACAACGTCTTGGTTCCGGACCGGATGCGCACCCGTCTCCTTGA